In Arcobacter sp. F2176, the following are encoded in one genomic region:
- a CDS encoding quinoprotein dehydrogenase-associated SoxYZ-like carrier, which yields MKKFVFTIIFLIVNINLSADEIIDSSSFLDITKPIMGENKYVFDNKNIKIQVPKFADNSLQVPIYIDASKIMNAKRMLIFADYNPIPIIIDMDIKEILPVFSTNIKVANETPLRILVLDNKNIWHVNNALIKSLGGGCDVSSLASKDKSFAKKLGITKGKIFIKNNNKRIKASIFHPMETGLIFGSLEFYIEKITIQDSNKILSTIKTTSAISENPRFIFEINKKVKNLNIHFFDNEGNDFKLEL from the coding sequence ATGAAAAAGTTTGTTTTTACAATTATATTTCTAATAGTAAATATTAATTTAAGTGCAGATGAAATAATTGATTCATCATCATTTTTAGATATTACTAAACCCATTATGGGTGAAAATAAATATGTCTTTGATAATAAAAATATCAAAATACAAGTTCCAAAGTTTGCTGATAATTCCTTGCAAGTTCCTATTTATATTGATGCTTCAAAAATAATGAATGCAAAAAGAATGCTTATATTTGCAGATTATAATCCAATCCCTATAATAATAGATATGGATATAAAAGAGATACTTCCCGTATTCTCTACCAATATAAAAGTTGCCAATGAAACACCACTAAGAATATTGGTTCTTGATAATAAAAATATATGGCATGTAAACAATGCACTTATTAAAAGTTTAGGTGGAGGTTGTGATGTTTCAAGTCTTGCATCAAAAGATAAATCATTTGCAAAAAAATTAGGTATAACAAAAGGAAAGATATTTATAAAAAATAATAATAAAAGAATTAAAGCTTCAATCTTCCATCCCATGGAAACAGGTTTAATATTTGGTAGCTTAGAATTTTATATAGAAAAAATCACAATCCAAGATTCAAATAAAATATTATCAACAATCAAAACAACTTCTGCAATTAGTGAAAATCCTAGATTTATTTTTGAGATAAATAAGAAAGTAAAAAATCTAAATATTCATTTCTTTGATAATGAAGGAAACGATTTTAAACTGGAATTATAA
- a CDS encoding DUF302 domain-containing protein, producing MYKQLFIILMFSINLHASFTVYEDKNLFTIKLENKKFEDLLINLKSELSYQGYVIIHELDLAKSINTLAKALKKSIPLEKGKNLLICKRSFALKMIEENIHNITFCPLSISIYKKDTYLYISYKKFHSFEKANNISIIINNKLKDLILRSLDN from the coding sequence ATGTATAAACAGCTATTTATAATCTTAATGTTCTCAATAAATTTACATGCAAGTTTTACTGTATATGAGGACAAAAATTTATTTACTATTAAGCTTGAAAATAAAAAATTTGAAGACTTATTAATTAACTTAAAAAGTGAACTCTCATATCAAGGATATGTAATAATCCATGAGCTTGATTTAGCAAAGTCAATAAACACTCTTGCTAAAGCTTTAAAAAAAAGTATTCCACTAGAAAAAGGTAAAAATTTATTAATTTGTAAAAGAAGCTTTGCTTTAAAAATGATTGAGGAAAATATTCATAATATTACATTTTGCCCTCTTTCCATCTCAATATATAAAAAAGACACTTATCTATATATCTCATATAAAAAATTTCATAGTTTTGAAAAAGCTAATAATATTTCAATAATAATCAATAATAAATTAAAAGATTTAATTTTAAGAAGCTTAGATAATTAA
- the pedF gene encoding cytochrome c-550 PedF — MSIIRKTTCVLLTVTTLAFSHGDMAPQKVDTQGLPEVKDDVFKNPFSGNKLAIEVGATAFNQNCARCHGLEAKSGGIAPDLRLLTDGDDEYFLGMVRGGAVRNGNVYMPPFPDDIIPNSALWAIYSWLETLPEED, encoded by the coding sequence ATGTCAATAATAAGAAAGACAACATGTGTTTTATTAACTGTTACAACTTTAGCCTTTTCTCATGGAGATATGGCACCACAAAAAGTTGATACACAAGGATTACCAGAAGTAAAAGATGATGTATTTAAAAATCCATTTTCAGGTAATAAATTAGCAATAGAAGTTGGGGCAACTGCATTTAATCAAAATTGTGCAAGATGTCATGGATTAGAAGCAAAATCGGGAGGTATTGCACCTGACTTAAGACTTTTAACCGATGGTGATGATGAATATTTCTTAGGTATGGTTAGAGGAGGAGCGGTTAGAAATGGAAATGTATACATGCCACCTTTTCCAGATGATATAATTCCAAACTCTGCATTATGGGCCATTTATAGTTGGTTGGAAACACTTCCAGAAGAAGACTAA
- a CDS encoding methanol/ethanol family PQQ-dependent dehydrogenase, protein MMNNHFLKKIALIAFLSCIGFQYTLADVKTSKVTWKDIINDQDTPKDVLGYGMGPKAQRYSKLTQVNTDTVKDLVPVWSYSFGGEKQRGQESQALVYDGIIYVTGSYSRIIALDAKTGKRIWAYNHRLPPDIRPCCDVVNRGAAIFGDKVFFGTLDAGIVALNKNTGKVVWKKRFGYEDRPNKGYQDGYTMTGAPTIVKDKKTGKVLLIHGSSGDEFGVIGKLFALDPDTGKEIWMRPLVEGHYGKLNGKKSTPSGDPKAPTWPNDPKNKTGKKTAWSHGGGAPWQSASYDLETNTIIIGTGNPGPWNTWERTADGGDPRDWDSLYTSGQIGIDPSTGDIKWFYQHTPNDGWDFSGNNELVLFDYVDNGKTIKATAHADRNGFFYVINRSEMPKVKKQREDQARRFVKAFPFVDNITWASHIDEKTGRPAVDINQYPPLPKKGEKKGKVIHVSPPFLGGKNWNPMAYSQDTGLFYLGANHWKEDYWTTPIQYKKGAAYLGQGFKIKRMYPDHVGILRAVDPVKGKIVWSHKEKLPLWAGVLATKGGLIFTGTGEGFVKAFDAKTGKELWKFQTGSGIVSCPITWEEDGEQYIGLASGYGGAVPLWGGDMAKLTKSVSQGGSFWVFKLKR, encoded by the coding sequence ATGATGAATAATCATTTTTTAAAGAAAATAGCATTAATCGCTTTTTTAAGTTGCATTGGATTCCAATATACTTTGGCAGATGTTAAAACTAGCAAGGTTACTTGGAAAGATATTATTAATGACCAAGATACACCTAAAGATGTTTTAGGTTATGGTATGGGACCAAAAGCACAAAGGTATTCTAAACTTACACAAGTGAATACTGATACTGTTAAAGACTTAGTGCCTGTTTGGAGTTATTCATTTGGTGGAGAAAAACAAAGAGGTCAAGAATCACAGGCTTTAGTTTATGATGGTATTATTTATGTTACAGGTTCTTATTCAAGAATTATTGCCTTAGATGCAAAAACTGGTAAAAGAATTTGGGCATACAATCATCGATTGCCACCAGATATTAGACCTTGTTGTGATGTGGTTAATAGAGGTGCTGCAATATTTGGAGATAAAGTATTTTTTGGAACATTAGATGCTGGAATTGTTGCTCTAAATAAAAATACAGGAAAAGTTGTTTGGAAGAAAAGATTTGGTTATGAAGATAGACCAAATAAAGGTTACCAAGATGGTTATACAATGACTGGTGCACCAACAATAGTAAAAGATAAAAAAACAGGGAAAGTTCTTTTAATTCATGGTTCTTCAGGGGATGAATTTGGAGTAATAGGTAAATTATTTGCCTTAGATCCTGATACTGGGAAAGAAATTTGGATGAGACCGTTAGTTGAAGGGCATTATGGAAAACTAAATGGTAAAAAATCAACTCCTTCTGGAGATCCAAAAGCACCAACTTGGCCAAATGACCCTAAAAATAAAACTGGTAAAAAAACTGCCTGGAGTCATGGTGGTGGTGCTCCTTGGCAAAGTGCTAGTTATGATTTAGAAACAAATACTATTATAATAGGAACAGGTAATCCTGGACCATGGAATACTTGGGAAAGAACAGCAGATGGTGGAGATCCAAGAGATTGGGATAGTTTATATACCTCAGGACAAATTGGTATTGACCCAAGTACTGGAGATATAAAATGGTTTTATCAACATACACCAAATGATGGTTGGGATTTTTCAGGTAATAATGAATTAGTTTTATTTGATTATGTTGATAATGGTAAAACAATTAAAGCTACAGCTCATGCAGATAGAAATGGGTTCTTTTATGTAATTAATAGATCTGAAATGCCAAAAGTTAAAAAACAAAGAGAAGATCAAGCAAGAAGATTCGTAAAAGCATTTCCTTTTGTTGATAATATAACTTGGGCAAGTCATATTGATGAAAAAACAGGAAGACCAGCGGTGGATATTAATCAATATCCACCTTTACCTAAAAAAGGTGAGAAAAAAGGTAAGGTTATCCATGTATCACCTCCTTTCTTAGGTGGTAAAAACTGGAATCCAATGGCTTATAGTCAAGATACTGGACTATTTTATCTAGGTGCAAATCATTGGAAAGAAGACTATTGGACAACACCAATACAGTATAAAAAAGGTGCTGCTTATTTAGGTCAAGGATTTAAGATAAAAAGAATGTATCCTGATCATGTTGGTATATTAAGAGCAGTTGATCCTGTAAAAGGAAAAATTGTTTGGTCACATAAAGAAAAACTTCCTTTATGGGCAGGTGTTTTAGCTACAAAAGGTGGATTAATATTTACTGGAACTGGTGAAGGTTTTGTAAAAGCATTTGATGCAAAAACTGGAAAAGAATTATGGAAGTTTCAAACTGGTTCAGGAATTGTGTCTTGCCCTATTACTTGGGAAGAAGATGGAGAACAATATATTGGTTTAGCTAGTGGTTATGGTGGAGCTGTTCCTTTATGGGGTGGTGACATGGCCAAATTGACTAAATCAGTTTCTCAAGGTGGTTCATTTTGGGTATTTAAATTAAAAAGATAA
- a CDS encoding pentapeptide repeat-containing protein → MKNVILAIIMLFSISYAQEDESLIINGCKLKSRTSCPNVDLRNKDLSNLDLSYSNFEGANFEGAILDGTDLSFSNLKKTNFKNAKLRHSILKQSDMTQVNLENANLARADLRHTNIRAAKAYNANFEAINAWALFGQGGKYDGASFIGANLNFARMSGSSMKNCNFEASNLEAAWMTKIDFTGSNFKNANLQESKLPNSSFIDANLTGARIHYANFGDVNMQGCINCPVNW, encoded by the coding sequence ATGAAAAATGTAATTTTAGCGATAATTATGCTTTTTTCTATAAGTTATGCACAGGAAGATGAATCTCTTATTATTAATGGATGTAAATTAAAATCTAGAACAAGTTGTCCTAATGTAGATCTTAGAAATAAGGATTTATCAAATTTAGATTTAAGTTACTCTAACTTTGAGGGAGCAAACTTTGAAGGAGCTATATTAGATGGGACAGATTTAAGTTTTTCCAATCTAAAAAAAACAAATTTCAAAAATGCGAAATTGCGTCATTCGATTTTAAAACAGTCAGATATGACACAAGTAAATTTAGAAAATGCAAATTTGGCAAGAGCAGATTTAAGACATACAAATATTAGAGCTGCTAAAGCATATAATGCAAATTTTGAAGCAATTAATGCTTGGGCTTTATTTGGTCAAGGTGGAAAGTATGATGGTGCTTCTTTTATAGGGGCTAATTTGAATTTTGCAAGAATGAGTGGTTCTAGTATGAAAAATTGTAATTTTGAAGCTTCAAATCTTGAAGCAGCATGGATGACGAAAATTGATTTTACAGGTTCAAATTTTAAAAATGCTAATTTACAAGAATCAAAGCTTCCTAATTCTTCATTTATAGATGCGAATTTAACTGGTGCACGAATTCATTATGCAAATTTTGGAGATGTAAATATGCAGGGGTGTATAAATTGTCCTGTAAATTGGTAA
- the pqqA gene encoding pyrroloquinoline quinone precursor peptide PqqA, with translation MKWETPAFVDNRFGFEVTMYICHE, from the coding sequence ATGAAATGGGAAACACCAGCGTTCGTTGATAATAGATTTGGTTTTGAAGTGACAATGTATATTTGTCATGAATAA
- the pqqB gene encoding pyrroloquinoline quinone biosynthesis protein PqqB: MKIEVLGSSAGGGLPQFNCNCDNCKAYREGKKTVKRRTQSSITISEDGKNWVLFNTSPDILEQIHNSPFLQPQQRRETKIKAIIFIDAQIDHTTGLLMLREGCPHEVYCTKEVNEELNTSFPLFKMLTHWDGGGIKYNEITPNNKSFEIPVMPSYEFFALPLISNAPPYSKYRDKPRAGDNIGIVVRNKITGKKLFYLPGLGVVEKHIVTEMRDADILLVDGTVWTNDEMIKNGFSIKLGTDMGHIPLSGEEGLIKILDTLEKPRKILIHINNTNPILDEENDEYKELISHGIEVSYDGMSIEI; the protein is encoded by the coding sequence ATGAAAATAGAAGTTTTAGGTTCAAGTGCTGGAGGAGGACTTCCTCAGTTTAATTGTAATTGTGATAACTGTAAAGCTTATAGAGAAGGCAAAAAAACAGTTAAAAGAAGAACTCAAAGTTCAATTACTATTAGTGAAGATGGTAAAAACTGGGTTTTATTTAATACTTCACCTGATATTTTAGAACAAATACATAATTCACCCTTTTTACAGCCCCAACAAAGACGAGAGACTAAAATAAAAGCAATCATTTTTATTGATGCCCAAATTGATCATACAACTGGTCTTTTGATGTTAAGGGAAGGTTGTCCCCATGAAGTATATTGTACAAAAGAGGTAAATGAAGAACTAAATACTTCATTTCCACTTTTTAAGATGTTGACACATTGGGATGGTGGAGGAATTAAATATAATGAAATCACTCCTAATAATAAGAGTTTTGAAATACCAGTAATGCCAAGTTATGAGTTTTTTGCACTTCCTCTTATCTCAAATGCACCCCCATATTCTAAATACAGAGATAAACCAAGAGCAGGGGATAATATTGGTATTGTGGTTAGAAATAAAATCACTGGTAAAAAACTTTTTTATCTTCCTGGACTAGGGGTTGTAGAAAAACATATTGTAACTGAGATGAGAGATGCAGATATTTTACTTGTGGATGGAACAGTATGGACAAATGATGAAATGATAAAAAATGGTTTCTCAATAAAACTTGGAACAGATATGGGACATATCCCTTTAAGTGGTGAAGAGGGACTTATTAAGATACTTGATACTTTGGAAAAACCAAGAAAAATATTAATACATATAAATAATACAAATCCAATACTTGATGAAGAAAATGATGAGTATAAGGAACTTATTTCCCATGGAATTGAAGTGTCCTACGATGGTATGAGTATAGAGATTTAG
- a CDS encoding putative quinol monooxygenase produces the protein MKNIVIVATVKVKAGFKDEVYSELLKLHEATHKHDEGCIQYDLHKNLDDENSFTFVETWQNAKLLDEHMKKEHFLKFAQSVDGKLELLDIQKLKKVNL, from the coding sequence ATGAAAAATATAGTAATTGTAGCAACAGTTAAAGTAAAAGCTGGATTTAAAGATGAAGTTTATTCTGAACTTCTAAAATTACATGAAGCAACTCATAAACATGATGAGGGTTGTATTCAATATGATTTGCACAAAAATTTAGATGATGAAAATAGTTTTACTTTTGTAGAAACTTGGCAAAATGCAAAACTTTTAGATGAGCATATGAAAAAAGAACATTTTTTGAAATTTGCTCAATCTGTAGATGGTAAATTAGAACTTTTAGATATACAAAAATTAAAAAAAGTTAATTTATAA
- the pqqC gene encoding pyrroloquinoline-quinone synthase PqqC — translation MTKKMEQLLSKEEFEAKLRGMGEMYHIHHPFHIRMYEGSCTKEEIQGWVANRFYYQTAIPIKDAAIMSNNPPLEDRRKWIDRIIDHDSVGGGIEAWLELGEAVGLKKEDLISHKYVLPAVKFAVDAYINFAKQRPWKEAAMSSLTEMFAPQIHQQRLDTWPKNYPWIEQNGLRYFQKRLSEARRDVQHGLALTLEEFNTIELQKKACEILQFKLDILWTMCDALYLAYELKRPPYFNIKGCNATRKINCSE, via the coding sequence ATGACAAAAAAAATGGAACAATTATTATCAAAAGAAGAGTTTGAAGCAAAACTAAGAGGTATGGGTGAGATGTATCATATTCATCATCCTTTTCATATAAGAATGTATGAGGGGTCTTGTACTAAAGAGGAGATTCAAGGTTGGGTTGCAAATAGATTTTATTATCAAACAGCAATTCCAATTAAAGATGCGGCGATTATGTCAAATAATCCACCACTAGAAGATAGAAGAAAGTGGATAGATAGAATTATTGATCATGATAGTGTTGGTGGAGGAATTGAAGCTTGGTTGGAACTTGGTGAAGCAGTAGGACTTAAAAAGGAAGATTTAATTTCTCACAAATATGTATTACCAGCAGTTAAATTTGCAGTTGATGCATATATAAATTTTGCAAAACAAAGACCATGGAAAGAGGCTGCAATGTCATCTTTAACAGAGATGTTTGCACCTCAAATTCACCAACAAAGACTAGATACTTGGCCTAAAAACTATCCTTGGATTGAGCAAAATGGCTTGAGATATTTTCAAAAAAGATTGAGTGAAGCAAGAAGAGATGTTCAACATGGTTTGGCTTTGACACTTGAAGAGTTTAATACTATTGAGTTACAAAAAAAGGCATGTGAAATTTTACAGTTCAAATTAGATATTCTTTGGACTATGTGTGATGCTTTATATTTAGCATATGAACTTAAGCGACCACCATATTTTAATATAAAGGGATGTAATGCAACTAGAAAAATCAATTGCAGTGAATGA
- the pqqD gene encoding pyrroloquinoline quinone biosynthesis peptide chaperone PqqD, whose protein sequence is MQLEKSIAVNDHFQLQYEEAQGCFVLLYPEGMVQLNQSAGEIMNLCDGKKSCLDIAKILEEKFQMPDLKKDVEAFLKEAFERKWVMYAN, encoded by the coding sequence ATGCAACTAGAAAAATCAATTGCAGTGAATGATCATTTCCAATTACAATATGAAGAGGCACAAGGGTGTTTTGTACTATTGTATCCTGAAGGAATGGTGCAGTTAAATCAAAGTGCTGGCGAGATTATGAATTTATGTGATGGTAAAAAAAGCTGTTTAGATATTGCAAAAATCTTAGAAGAGAAATTTCAAATGCCTGATTTAAAAAAAGATGTGGAAGCTTTTTTAAAAGAAGCTTTTGAGCGTAAGTGGGTGATGTATGCAAACTGA